AAGCGAAGGGTGACCGCGACAAAGCGAAGGAAGTGGAAGCCGCTTATCTGGCGCACACCGCCGCCATGACAGGATACTTCGAGCAGTTATCCACAAGTTACTTCGGCCGCGACATTGCTCAGATATTGCTCATCCACACCAATGAGTTGAACCACCGGAATCTCGCCGCCGTGCTCGATGCTCTCCGGCGGCGGGGCTACCGCTTCGTCTCGCTCGACGAAGCGCTTCGGGACCCGGCCTACAAAACCGAAGACCGCTTTGTGGGCCAGTTCGGCCCGTCGTGGGTCCATCGCTGGAGCATCGCGCTCGGCAAGAAAATGGACATGCGGAACGAGCCGGACCCGCCGCGCTGGGTGCTCGATCTGGACAAGGAACTGCGTTCCGCGCGATGATCACCGACCTTGTCCAAATCCGCCGTCTCGGTGAGCAAAAGCGGGGTGAGAACGAGGCGTTGCGGAAGCACATGAAGCGCCACGGATTCGTGGAGCGCAAGCTGCGCCGCATCGCCGAGGAGACCACCGACGCCATTGACTGCACGGTCTGCGCCAACTGCTGCCGCGTGGCGACTACCCGTCTGCAGGAGCGCGACGTGGAGCGGCTGGCGCGCCATCTCCGCCTGAAGCCCGGGCGGTTTCTGGCCGACTATTGCGACGAGTCGCCGGACGAGGGGCTGATCCTGAAGCGGACGGAGGCGGGGTGTGTCTTCCTCGACGGCGCGCACTGCAGCGTGTATGAGGCAAGGCCCGGAACATGCGAGGACTTTCCGCACCTGATGCGCGGGGCGGGGTCGATCGAGAGCCGGATGTGGGAGATGGTGGACCGCGCCACCTACTGCCCGATCGTCTACAACACGCTCGAGGCATGGAAGGTGGAAGTGGGATTAGGCGCGCGGCGTAAGTAATCGGACTCAGGGCCCTGCCCTGAGAGTATGTTTGTCGTGACAGTTCGCGCACACTAACTTCGACCCGCCGGCCACAGGCGCCGACTTACAGGAATCGGGCAGCGCTTCGTGACATCGCGCGCACTGCCGGCCCATCGCGGCGGCCGACCGCAGGGCATGCGTCCCATGGCAGGTTGTGCAGGCAGCCGCGCGGCGGGCGTTCCGCGCCAGCACCAGCTTTCCGTGCTTGCTGCTCTCGTATGCCTTGCGCGCCGCCGGATGACACGCTCCGCAAACCTGCGGCTGATCGGCGGGGCCGGCAATCCGGTCCGGCGGCTTGTGTCCCGTCGCCTCGCGGTGCGCCTCGCTCTTCCCGTGGCAGGCGTCGCAGGAAAGGCCCTTCTCGTGATGCGGGTGGCTCGCGAAGTCGGACGCGGGCTCGCTGTGGCAGGCCCCGCACAATTCTTCCAACTTCTGCCCGCTGCCCGGCGCCGCCAGAAGCGCCAGGGCCAACAGGAGTACCTTCACAACCGGACCTGCTTCACCATCTTCCGGTTCAGATCGCTGACTCGCCGCGAGCCCGACAACGCCAGGGCGAGCTTGAACTCCGCGCCGAGCATCCACAGCACGCGCTCCACGCCCGGCTGCCCGAACGCCCCCAGCCCCCACAACGGCGCGCGCCCGAGCAGCACGGCGTTCGCGCCCAGGCACAATGCCTTCACGATATCCACTCCCCGACGGATGCCGCCGTCCATATAGACCGGAATCCGCCCACCCACTGCATCCACGCAATCGGGCAGAGCGTCCAGGCTCGCGATGGCGCCGTCCAACTGGCGCCCGCCGTGGTTGGAGACCGATATCGCACTGGCGCCGCTCTGCACTGCCATGGCCGCGTCCTCCGGTGACAGCACGCCCTTCACGATCACGGGTATCTTCGTGGCCCCGCGCGCCCAGCCGATCCAGTCCCACGTGAGGTTCGGCACGTGCGGACCCCACAT
This DNA window, taken from Bryobacteraceae bacterium, encodes the following:
- a CDS encoding YkgJ family cysteine cluster protein; translation: MITDLVQIRRLGEQKRGENEALRKHMKRHGFVERKLRRIAEETTDAIDCTVCANCCRVATTRLQERDVERLARHLRLKPGRFLADYCDESPDEGLILKRTEAGCVFLDGAHCSVYEARPGTCEDFPHLMRGAGSIESRMWEMVDRATYCPIVYNTLEAWKVEVGLGARRK
- a CDS encoding cytochrome c3 family protein, encoding MKVLLLALALLAAPGSGQKLEELCGACHSEPASDFASHPHHEKGLSCDACHGKSEAHREATGHKPPDRIAGPADQPQVCGACHPAARKAYESSKHGKLVLARNARRAAACTTCHGTHALRSAAAMGRQCARCHEALPDSCKSAPVAGGSKLVCANCHDKHTLRAGP